One Mustelus asterias chromosome 12, sMusAst1.hap1.1, whole genome shotgun sequence genomic region harbors:
- the LOC144501921 gene encoding fibrinogen-like protein 1-like protein produces MKMEQRIFFQIGFFLILMVATISAVPRDCTAIKRRNKRATSGLYVIQPVRSPLLVVKCVMKRNGGWTVIQRNSRGSKITWKESWTTYKYGFGDVLSDHWLGNEYIYLLTKQNRYKLRIEFIDSRNIFRYAEYSSFYLESEKGKYTIRLGAFSGNVRDQMTRNVKTAMVDNQPFSTKDRDYDSYSRSCGARFGGWWFDACGYVYLNYKYPTWSGTSIKKVTMMIQPTC; encoded by the exons ATGAAAATGGAGCAAAGAATCTTCTTTCAGATTGGTTTCTTCCTCATACTTATGGTGGCAACAATTTCAGCAG TGCCACGTGACTGCACAGCGATTAAACGAAGGAACAAAAGGGCTACTTCAGGGCTTTACGTTATTCAGCCTGTACGATCCCCTCTACTTGTGGTCAAATGTGTCATGAAGCGCAATGGTGGCTGGACAGTGAttcaaagaaatagcagaggcagCAAGATCACCTGGAAAGAAAGCTGGACCACATATAAATATGGTTTTGGTGATGTGTTGAGTGATCACTGGCTGGGCAATGAGTACATCTACCTTCTAACTAAGCAGAATAGGTACAAACTGAGAAtagagtttatagacagtaggaATATATTTAGATATGCAGAATATTCCTCTTTTTACCTAGAATCTGAGAAGGGGAAATACACCATCAGACTTGGCGCATTTTCTGGGAATGTTCGTGACCAAATGACCCGAAATGTAAAGACTGCAATGGTTGATAACCAGCCTTTTTCCACAAAGGATCGAGATTATGATAGCTACTCAAGGTCTTGTGGTGCTCGTTTTGGGGGATGGTGGTTTGATGCTTGTGGTTATGTGTATCTTAATTACAAGTATCCAACCTGGTCTGGAACTTCCATCAAGAAAGTTACCATGATGATTCAACCAACCTGTTAA